From the bacterium genome, the window CCGGGCGGGCCGCCGGCGAGGTCGGCGATGGTCCCGAGGCGGCGGCGGTCCTCGTAGCGGCGGGGGAGCAGCCGGAGCAGGTCGCCGACGGTGGCGACGCCCAGTCTCTCGAGCAGCGCCGCGCGCGCCGGCCCGACGCCGGGGACCAGGCGGACGGGGTCGGCCGGACGGAGGGCGGTGCTACTCGCCAGCCTTCGCCGCCTCGTTCAGCTCGCGGACGAGCGCCTTCGGGTCGAGCCCGTGGTTGACGGCGCCCGCGGCCACCGTCTCGGCCACCGCCCCCTGGCAGCCCCGGCAGCGCATCCGGTGGCGCTCGAAGACTTTGCGTGTCGCCGGCGCCGCCTTGAGGACCTCCACGATCGTCATCTGCTCAGTGATCTTCATGGTTCCGATCAGGCCTCCCTCAGCCAGGATTCGAACAGGGCCTTGCCGACGAAGAAGTCCGCCCACGCCAGCGCGATGTCGATGATCATCGACCTGAAGATCCAGTGTGTCTGCGGCGGCTGCCCGGAGATGAGGCCCAGGATGCCGAGGTGGCCCATGAGCACCGTGCCGTAGACGACCAGCATCCCGTTGAGCAGGTACGCCAGCGGCGCCGTGGCGCGACGCGCAAACAGCGCCGTCACGCCGACCAGGTCGACCAG encodes:
- a CDS encoding DUF1858 domain-containing protein, with amino-acid sequence MKITEQMTIVEVLKAAPATRKVFERHRMRCRGCQGAVAETVAAGAVNHGLDPKALVRELNEAAKAGE